The nucleotide window GGCCCAAAAGTCATTCCATATTTATGCAATAGAGTGTACTCCATCCAcatttaaaagcaaaaaaaaaaaaacttattttaatagtCTAAAACAAAGACAAATATATGTCAAttaattttactctatttaaTACTATTACTATTGATACTTTCAAATTTGAGATTTACTCATATCATTTTCCTCCCCGGACTCGTTACCGTTAGCGCAGCACAATGCTTGTGATACAAGCtaggtttttagggtttttgattATTGTGAATTCATTAGATTGTAAATTACACATACATAGAGTTTATATACATGGTTTTGTTAAGTAGCTTGAGAAACAAGTCATCTCTCAAAACCTAACTACCTTATGCTAAAATCTAGCAAAAACAGTAACAAACTAATAACCAACTATAAGCAACTTGGTTACAATGTGTTTTAACCAAACAAGCCTTGATTAAAACACTAATCAACTATactaacttgaattaaaacCAACATCCTCCCTTAATTCTGGTttccattttcaccaaaccagTCAAGCTTCTTAGCTTGATGAACCTGTCAACCTTCACAGGTTCAGTGAACACGTTAGCAAGTTGTAAATCAAAAGAACAATGGACAATCTTCAGTGCTTCCTGCTTGTTTACTTGTTCTCTAAGAAAAAGGAATTTGGCTTCAATGTGTTCGCTCCTTCCATGCAAAACTGGGTTTTTTGCTAACTTTATAGCTTACTTATACTCAGATTTACATGTTCACAATGCTACCACTAGTTGCTTCTTAGCACACCAAGAGATTGGAGCATTCAGAAATTTAAATAGGTAACCTAAGGTGCTCTTTATATCTTGCTTATCCCCACACTAATATGCATCAGAATAAGCTATCAACTCCATAGAATCTTAAGTCAGACATTTAGGAAACAGTATACCTTACTCTAGTATTCAATTGATGTATCTCATCACCCTTTTAGCTGCTTGCAAGTGAGAAGCTCTTGGTTCACTCACGAACATGCTAATTATGCCAAGTGCATAAGCAATATCAGGCCTTCTATTGCACAAATACCTCAGTGATCCCACAATCTCAAACACCTTTGAATTATAGTCCCCACCTCCATCGGTTCTCAAAATCTTAATAGATTTTCCACTTTGCTTTTCTACtaagactttgaatttctgaaATATATCAAAAGCATCACTTTTTGCTTTGATTagatataaacatatttttcatgCTAAATTCATCTACAAAGCAGATGAAATACATGTTTACCCCTAATGAAGGAACCTCCAAAGGGCCACACACATTTGAATATACTACATTCAATATCTCCTTGGATCTATGTGTAGTGCTAGAACTGAATGCAGATCTAGGTTGTTTACCAATCAAGCAAGTATCACAGACTTTGTCAGGTATCTCAAATTTAGGTACTCCTAGAATCATATatttatcaaccaattgattaACACTCCTAAAATTGAGATCACCAAATTTATAGTGCCATAACCAGTtatcttcttctttcaaaataGCAGATAGACCATTCAGTTCTACAACTTTCATATCAGTTTGAAAGTTTATATTCTTTGCAAGGGGAGTTTTCAACACTAACCATTGATTCTTATCAAACAGTTTCAGGGAGTTATCCTTAATGATTACTCAGTAGCCTTTTTGAACTAACTGACTAACACTTAACAAATTACACTTCATGCTAGGAGCATAGAGTACATCCTCAATTATTAATATCTTTCCATTCTTTCCTTCAATAGCAATATTCCCCATTCCTTCTGCAACTAGTGTTCTATGATCAGACAATCTCACTTTTGTGTTATTTCTAGGATCAACTTCCCTCGATCATTCTTTATTTCCAATCATATGATTAGAACAACTAGTATCTAACAACCATCTTTCTGAATTGCAACTCTCATTACTAGTTGTTGTAACCATGAATAACATTGTGTCAGAATCTGAATCTTCTTGAACAATCTTAGCTTGTTGCTCTACATTCTTTGCTTGCTTTCCTTTACTAGACCCGCATTCAGAAACAAAGTGACCAAACTTCTCACATTTAAAGCACTGAATCTTCTTCTTATCAAAACCTTTCTTCTTGTTCTGATAAGAACTTCCTTCATTTGAAGATTCACCCTTTTTCTGAACCTTTGTTCTTGCCTTTAGACCAGTTTCCTCTCTTAGTGTTGAAGTTCTTTCTATCAAAATCATCTTTCTTCATAGTTTGAACTTGCAAGGCTTGTTGAATTGATCTTTCACTGATTCTCTCAGAAACCATCAATTCATCAGCTTCCAATGATCTTTGCAATTCTTCAATCTACAATGTTTTCACATCATTTGATTCCTGAATTGTTaccactaaaaaataaaatcttgatGATAGTGTTCTCGTGATTTTCTCAACAATTTGTTGGTCAGTAACTGCTCCCTGACAAGCCTTCATTTGATTCACAATATTGATAAGTTTAGAGATGTACTCAACAATCTTCTACTCATCCTCCATCTGCATAATTCAAACTTCCTCCTCAATGACTAAAGCTTAATCAACTTCACCTTATCATCACCTCCATCATACTTTGCAAGAATATCCTAAGCTTCCTTTGAACTTGtggattttaaaattctttcaaaGTTTCCTTCATCAATACTATATTGAATCAGGTACAAAGCCTTGAAATCcttcttttttaattctttgtgcGCATTCCTTTGAATATCATTTGCATTTGCAGCTAAATCATTGTAACCATTTTGCAATATTTCGAAAAAATCTTGTGCTCCAAACAGATTCTTCATCACTGCACTACATGTTTCCCAATTTCATCCTTTAAGAATTAGAAAATGAGTGTTGAAATTACCGCTATCATTCATGGCTTCTCCTACAATGTTTCTTCCTTTATAAGAgaacaagaagaagagagaattaGAAGATTAGAATTATGTAAATTGTGAAACAAGTCATCTCTCAAAACCTAACTACCTTATGCTAAAATCTAGcaaaaacagtaaaaaaaactaataaccAACTATAACCAATTTGGTTACAATGTGTTTTAACCAAACAAAGCCTTGATTAAAATGCTAATCAACTATACTAACTTAAATTAAAACCAACAGTTACCTAATCTTTGTATCAACGTGACAAAGTCTATCTATAACCTTTCTTCATGgcttcttttccttttatttcttgttttctttttaagaataCACTCCCTTAGTTAAGAGGTGTACCACATGAGTTAACCCAAGAAAGGTATCACAATCTTATCAGTAAAATTGTATTATCTGCTAAATCCCTCATGTACTCTAGAAAGTTTATTTTCACTACCTTCACAATTCCatgttcaaaatatatataatttttttttataaaccaaGAGATAGGTGAGACATCAAGGTAGCTCTGAAGGACAGGTACCCTCATCCTATGTCACCtactcaaaatatattattaaaaaaaaaaaaagagaaaatatatatacgAGAGGAGGGCCAAACCAAAacccttcaaaataaaaatcaaacaatattaTGAGTAATAGGTACATCAATGCTCACCCTCTCTGTCTGTCCTTGTGCAAAGTCAGTCTCATGGCTAACTGTTGAATCTGCGTGCACCTCCccttgatgatgatgaggagaaAACAACCTGTGCTATTGTGTAGTTGTAGACAAATTGTCACAAACTCCAGATCAAACGGTTCTGATTGATCTACCGCACCGcttgattgtttttttaaggagattACATACTATAGTTCGTATTGAAGCTAGAGACTTGAGAGATGACCCGGTCTCTTGGGCCTTGATTAGTATGAACAAGCCTTCATattgaaacaaacaaacatacaaCAAAATGCAACATTTTCCTCTCACACAAACACATTGAGCCATGTCCAATAATATATGATAATTGCTTTTCTCCCATCTGGTTTTGCTCATTCCCGTCAAAATAgccgagcgtgagttaactcacatatGGAGGGAATGAGCAAAAGCAGATGGGAGAAGAACAAtactcataatatatatagCATATTCCTAAGAATACTTTTGCTtaactatatataaaaatataaaaactataaaaGGAATGAAAAGGCCAAAAATAGTACATTCCTTAATAACCTTGTATAGTAAtatatagcttttttttttttgacaaattgtaTAGTAATATAGCTAGTATAGATATTTCGCTAACATGccttaaagaaaaaagaaaacaaagaggCTATTTTGATAACGTGGCTTGTTTTGAGCCAAATGTTCCTCTTTCATTGTAATTGTCACTACACGCAAGCACACCTTTTCTCTGTCCCTACTCTCTCTTTGCTCATCTGTTTCCCTTTCTCTTTCCAAATATTTCTTAACCAATCACAAAGCCTCCAACTTGGCAACTAGCTTGCTCACACAAAACACACACACTCACACTCACACTCACACTCACAAACACTTGCCTGTTGCCTTATTCTTTCCTTCAAACACAACTATGCTTCCCTATATATATAACACACCTTACTCTTCATTCTCTTAAAACAAACTCTCTCCAATTACCACTTTACctctcaaaaccattttccactCTATCCAACACATACATATGATAAGTACTAACAACTCTTCCTATTCACACTCCATTTCCTCAAAAGATTTTTCTCCCTTCGACGCATCATCACCGGATTCTGAGGTGCGGTTAGCATCAAGCAACCCGAAGAAGAGAGCGGGGAGGAAGATATTTAAGGAAACTCGTCACCCTGTCTATAGAGGTGTGAGGAAGAGGAACTTAAATAAATGGGTTTGTGAAATGAGGGAGCCGAACACAAAGAATAGGATTTGGCTAGGAACTTTTCCAACAGCCGAGATGGCAGCCCGAGCCCACGATGTTGCCGCGATAGCATTGAGGGGCCGCTATGCCTGTCTCAATTTTGCAGACTCGGTGTGGCGCCTTCCTATTCCAGCAACTTCCGCGATAAAAGATATTCAAAAGGCAGCTACAAAAGCCGCCGAAGCTTTTAGACCAGACAATACTTTAATGACCAGTGACATTGACACCGTTGTAGCTGTTGTCGCAACACAGGAGCTGAATATGTTTCGTGTTGAAGTCGAAGAAGAGGAAGTGTTGAATATGCCAGAGTTGTGGAGGAATATGGCACTAATGTCCCCTACACATAGCTTTGGGTATCATGATCAGTATGAAGATATTCATATACAAGACTTTCAAGATGATGAGGTATCACTATGgaacttttaaatttaattgatttggttttacatttatttttggattgtAGAATAGGAAATGTCTATACTACAACCGTTTGAATT belongs to Medicago truncatula cultivar Jemalong A17 chromosome 6, MtrunA17r5.0-ANR, whole genome shotgun sequence and includes:
- the LOC25497240 gene encoding dehydration-responsive element-binding protein 1C; protein product: MISTNNSSYSHSISSKDFSPFDASSPDSEVRLASSNPKKRAGRKIFKETRHPVYRGVRKRNLNKWVCEMREPNTKNRIWLGTFPTAEMAARAHDVAAIALRGRYACLNFADSVWRLPIPATSAIKDIQKAATKAAEAFRPDNTLMTSDIDTVVAVVATQELNMFRVEVEEEEVLNMPELWRNMALMSPTHSFGYHDQYEDIHIQDFQDDEDFKKRSVTTIWAVTSIGVHSLHFTVISRIVMRTLLLCV